A region of Centropristis striata isolate RG_2023a ecotype Rhode Island chromosome 17, C.striata_1.0, whole genome shotgun sequence DNA encodes the following proteins:
- the LOC131989282 gene encoding butyrophilin-like protein 2, giving the protein MLSCYKQLWKNILFLIITVSSSGQSQMVGSSQPILATIGADITLPCHLVPPANVAAKTLEWARFDLNPRFVHVRRDGIELLIQQNPSYVGRTSLSTDKLKYGDISLKLSRVKLSDAGRYRCHVPSLGTSEFNLTVGSVSSPVVEISKVSSGVLLVCKSVGWYPEPEVLWLDGEGKLLSAGPTETVRGPDDLYTVSSRVTVERHSSSFICRVHQRDTKQIRETEILIKEDVFMHPPSAVVRIVLVLSVYDETGEQEQLLKERTKGLDEKLLQEKEEERQSNLICSSQPIITLAGGDVILPCRIDPPMSASFMPVQWTRPGLDPEYIHLRQDGHMVYQSQNPQFKYRTALFLDQLINGNVSLRLSRVKVSDAGKYRCFIPTLWKEAFIQVTVGAASSPSISSGRTDTGVLLVCKSAGWYPEPEVLWLDGEGKLLSAGPTETVRGPDDLYTVSSRVTVERHSSSFTCRVHQKDTKQIRETHITVPEDVFMHPPSAAVRIVLDDGTGEEEQLLEGRMDTKGLDKKLLQEKEGELSKLHRGQPPHD; this is encoded by the exons CTGTTATAAGCAGTTatggaaaaacatattatttcttattatta CCGTCTCCTCCTCAGGTCAGTCCCAGATGGTCGGCTCCTCTCAGCCGATTCTGGCCACGATCGGCGCTGACATCACCTTACCGTGTCACCTGGTGCCTCCTGCTAACGTCGCAGCCAAGACGCTGGAGTGGGCCAGGTTCGACCTGAACCCCAGGTTTGTCCACGTGCGGCGTGACGGCATTGAGCTCCTGATCCAGCAGAACCCGTCCTATGTGGGGAGAACCTCTCTGTCCACTGACAAACTGAAGTATGGAGACATTTCACTGAAGCTCTCCAGAGTGAAGCTCTCTGATGCTGGACGCTACAGATGCCACGTCCCCTCTCTGGGGACATCAGAGTTTAACCTGACTGTTG GTTCTGTCTCGTCACCAGTCGTAGAGATTTCCAAAGTCAGCAGTGGAGTGCTGTTAGTGTGTAAGTCTGTGGGCTGGTATCCAGAGCCTGAGGTGTTGTGGCTGGACGGTGAGGGaaagctcctctctgctggacctacagagacagtcagaggtCCTGATGACCTCTATActgtcagcagcagagtgactgtggagagacacagcagcagcttcatcTGTAGAGTCCACCAGAGGGACACCAAGCAGATACGAGAGACAGAAATACTCATTAAAG AGGATGTGTTCATGCACCCGCCTTCTGCTGTTGTTCGGATCGTCCTGgttctttctgttt ATGATGAAACAGGAGAACAAGAGCAGCTCCTCAAAGAAAGAACAAAGGGTTTGGATGAGAAATTGTTacaggagaaagaggaagaac GTCAGTCAAACCTGATTTGTTCGTCTCAACCAATCATAACCCTGGCTGGTGGTGATGTTATTCTACCATGTCGCATTGATCCTCCCATGAGCGCCAGCTTCATGCCAGTGCAGTGGACCAGACCTGGTTTAGACCCAGAGTACATTCATCTTCGCCAAGACGGCCACATGGTGTATCAGAGTCAGAATCCACAGTTTAAATACCGCACGGCTCTGTTTCTGGATCAGCTGATCAACGGAAACGTCTCCCTGAGACTCTCCAGAGTGAAAGTCTCTGATGCAggaaaatacagatgtttcaTTCCTACATTATGGAAGGAAGCTTTCATCCAGGTCACCGTTG GTGCTGCCTCCTCACCCAGCATCAGCTCTGGGAGAACTGACACTGGAGTGCTGTTAGTGTGTAAGTCTGCTGGCTGGTATCCAGAGCCTGAGGTGTTGTGGCTGGACGGTGAGGGaaagctcctctctgctggacctacagagacagtcagaggtCCTGATGACCTCTATActgtcagcagcagagtgactgtggagagacacagcagcagcttcacctgCAGAGTCCACCAGAAGGACACCAAGCAGATACGAGAGACACACATCACTGTTCCAG AGGATGTGTTCATGCACCCGCCTTCTGCTGCTGTTCGGATCGTCCTGG ATGATggaacaggagaagaagagcaGCTCCTCGAAGGAAGAATGGACACAAAGGGTTTGGATAAGAAATTGTTacaggagaaagagggagaac TCTCTAAGCTTCATCGTGGACAGCCACCGCACGACTAA